In Candidatus Glassbacteria bacterium, one DNA window encodes the following:
- the recJ gene encoding single-stranded-DNA-specific exonuclease RecJ — protein sequence MHRSNLKHRWISPAVIFNEEILALEEKLGLHPLVCQILSNRGFSSLDEVEKFLDPNLGDLHDPFLLDGMERAVERVASALHNNERIVVYGDYDVDGITSISLMVRYLRQLEGDVGYYIPHRMVEGYGVSEAGIDRVIEMGASLVVTVDCGISAFDAIEYARGKGLEVIITDHHEPAEGPLPEVVAILNPKKPGDRYPEKELAGIGVAFKFCQGLNEHLGVGQSQLYEHLDLVAIGSVADIVPLLGENRILASAGLEKLCTSEKPGIKALIELAGIRGKKLGSSDIVFGLAPRINAVGRMGDAERGVRLFLTDEMDEARELAKILDSENRLRRQVDVQTLEEAREAIRRDINLDERWTIVLHSENWHPGVLGIVASRIIEEHYRPTVLISFDETGEGKGSARSIAKFHIHDALKGCAEYLDAFGGHKYAAGLQVKREQLDGFIERFDEVAHEMMDESDLVPEISVDLEIDLLQANDSLLSSIERFRPYGPGNPKPVLVASDLSVVGYPKVVGTNHLKMRVRKDGYQIDVIGFGMADKLKEINTAREKISIAFVLEENIWNNNRQLQANLRDIKVSD from the coding sequence TTGCACCGCAGCAATCTTAAGCATCGCTGGATCAGCCCGGCAGTAATTTTCAACGAGGAGATCCTGGCGCTGGAGGAAAAACTGGGCCTCCATCCGCTGGTCTGCCAGATTCTTTCCAACCGGGGATTCTCCAGCCTGGATGAAGTCGAGAAATTTCTCGATCCCAACCTCGGGGACCTCCACGACCCGTTCCTGCTCGACGGGATGGAGCGGGCGGTGGAGCGAGTGGCCTCCGCCCTGCACAACAACGAGCGGATCGTGGTCTACGGCGACTATGATGTTGACGGGATCACTTCGATCTCGCTGATGGTCCGTTATCTGAGGCAGCTGGAGGGGGATGTCGGCTACTATATCCCGCACAGGATGGTGGAGGGCTACGGGGTCAGCGAGGCCGGAATCGACCGGGTGATCGAAATGGGCGCCAGCCTCGTGGTCACTGTCGATTGCGGGATCAGCGCGTTCGATGCCATCGAATACGCCCGCGGCAAGGGCCTGGAAGTGATTATCACCGACCATCACGAGCCGGCCGAGGGCCCGCTGCCCGAGGTGGTGGCGATTCTCAATCCCAAAAAACCCGGCGACCGGTACCCGGAAAAAGAACTGGCCGGGATCGGTGTGGCGTTCAAGTTCTGCCAGGGTCTCAACGAACATCTGGGCGTGGGCCAGAGTCAGCTTTACGAGCACCTCGATCTGGTCGCAATCGGCTCGGTGGCCGATATTGTCCCGCTGCTGGGCGAGAACCGGATTCTCGCCAGCGCCGGCCTGGAAAAACTCTGTACCAGCGAAAAACCCGGAATCAAGGCCCTGATCGAACTGGCCGGAATCCGCGGCAAAAAACTGGGCAGCAGCGATATCGTCTTCGGCCTGGCGCCGCGGATCAACGCCGTGGGCCGGATGGGCGACGCCGAGCGGGGCGTGCGGCTGTTCCTGACCGATGAGATGGACGAGGCCCGGGAACTGGCCAAAATACTCGACTCCGAGAACCGCTTGCGCCGTCAGGTGGATGTCCAGACTCTCGAGGAAGCCCGCGAGGCGATCCGGCGCGATATCAATCTTGACGAGCGCTGGACGATTGTGCTCCACTCCGAGAACTGGCACCCCGGCGTGCTGGGGATTGTCGCCAGCAGGATTATCGAGGAGCACTACCGTCCCACCGTGCTGATCTCGTTCGATGAGACCGGGGAGGGCAAGGGCAGCGCCCGCAGTATAGCCAAGTTCCATATCCACGATGCGCTCAAGGGCTGCGCGGAATACCTCGATGCGTTCGGTGGACATAAGTACGCCGCCGGACTACAGGTGAAACGCGAGCAGCTCGACGGGTTTATCGAACGGTTCGACGAGGTCGCCCACGAGATGATGGATGAGAGCGACCTGGTGCCCGAAATCTCGGTCGATCTCGAAATCGACCTGCTCCAGGCCAACGACAGCCTGCTCTCCAGTATCGAGCGCTTCCGGCCCTACGGTCCCGGCAATCCAAAACCCGTCCTCGTCGCCAGCGACCTGTCGGTTGTCGGCTACCCCAAGGTTGTCGGAACCAACCATCTCAAGATGAGAGTCCGCAAGGACGGCTACCAGATCGATGTGATCGGCTTCGGCATGGCCGACAAGCTAAAGGAAATCAATACGGCGCGCGAGAAGATCAGTATCGCGTTCGTGCTCGAGGAAAATATCTGGAACAATAACCGTCAGCTCCAGGCTAACCTGAGGGATATCAAGGTCAGCGACTGA
- a CDS encoding methyltransferase — protein sequence MRIIAGTLRGHRLRCRPGGQLRPTGERMRESLFSALGDTASGAIVLDLFSGSGALGFETLSRGAEHVTFVERDRKLAALLERTARDWDVEENCTVVCADVSGWLAGREAGEFDVVFADPPFDGSFGPRVFEWWLASAAAASVLVLELPAGSDDPGAITGITPVKQASFGDSTYRIYQQG from the coding sequence ATGCGGATTATCGCCGGCACGTTGCGCGGACACAGGCTCCGCTGCAGGCCCGGAGGGCAGTTGCGGCCCACCGGCGAGCGGATGCGCGAATCGCTCTTCAGCGCCCTGGGCGACACAGCCTCCGGCGCGATTGTGCTCGACCTGTTCTCCGGCAGCGGCGCGCTGGGATTCGAAACCCTGAGCCGCGGCGCGGAACATGTTACGTTTGTCGAGCGCGACCGCAAGCTGGCCGCTCTGCTGGAGCGGACCGCGCGGGACTGGGATGTCGAGGAGAACTGCACGGTCGTCTGCGCCGATGTGTCTGGTTGGCTCGCTGGCAGGGAAGCCGGCGAGTTCGACGTTGTGTTCGCCGACCCTCCATTTGACGGCAGTTTCGGGCCGCGGGTTTTCGAGTGGTGGCTTGCAAGCGCCGCGGCGGCGTCAGTCCTGGTGCTGGAACTCCCCGCCGGATCGGATGACCCGGGTGCAATCACCGGGATAACGCCGGTCAAGCAGGCTTCGTTCGGCGACAGCACCTACCGGATTTACCAGCAGGGATGA
- the coaD gene encoding pantetheine-phosphate adenylyltransferase encodes MKTAIYPGTFDPITLGHLDIASRGLRLVDKLIIAVADLSHKQPTFSCRQRVEMVRSSLDESGLDLEVDSFDSLLMDYARRRGAQMVIRGLRAMSDFEYEFQMALMNRKMAPEIEEVFLTGDQRFIFLSSSMVKEVASLGGNVGEFVSPSVEKVLKEHFAAGG; translated from the coding sequence GTGAAAACAGCGATCTATCCGGGTACGTTCGACCCGATTACACTCGGTCATCTCGATATAGCCAGCCGGGGACTCAGGCTGGTGGACAAGCTGATTATTGCCGTGGCCGATCTCAGTCATAAGCAGCCGACTTTCTCCTGCAGGCAGCGGGTCGAGATGGTGCGGAGCAGCCTGGACGAGTCGGGCCTGGATCTGGAAGTGGATTCGTTCGACAGTCTGCTGATGGATTACGCCCGTCGCCGGGGAGCGCAGATGGTGATTCGCGGCCTGAGAGCCATGAGCGATTTCGAGTACGAGTTCCAGATGGCGCTGATGAACCGGAAAATGGCTCCTGAAATCGAGGAAGTCTTTCTGACCGGCGACCAGCGGTTTATTTTCCTGAGTTCGAGCATGGTCAAGGAAGTCGCTTCACTGGGAGGGAATGTCGGCGAGTTCGTGTCTCCGTCGGTGGAAAAAGTGCTGAAGGAGCATTTTGCCGCCGGCGGCTGA